The Metamycoplasma cloacale genome includes a region encoding these proteins:
- the mnmA gene encoding tRNA 2-thiouridine(34) synthase MnmA, producing MSKKRVVLGMSGGVDSSVAAYLLQQQGYEVVGLFMRNWDSFLNNDILGNENITQDICPQEQDYLDAQAVAKELNIEIHRVDFVKEYWDKVFSYLINEYQKGRTPNPDIFCNKYIKFNSFANYAFNELKADFIAMGHYAETKDGFLYRAKDNNKDQSYFLAQLTNEQLKKVIFPLANITKDKVREIANLLKLTTANKKDSTGICFIGERHFTKFLENYIPSQPGNIIDIYSQKVVGKHIGAMYYTIGQRKGLNLGGFEKPYFVVGHNLAKKEIYVTNDDHKEYLLSDQLIATDVNFLANNYNENNLTAKFRYRQTDIAVKLFKINNDKIAVYYKDTEAVTPGQQIVIYNGDLVVAGGIIDEIFYKNQKKTYL from the coding sequence ATGAGTAAAAAAAGAGTAGTTTTAGGAATGAGCGGTGGTGTTGATTCAAGTGTTGCTGCATATTTATTGCAACAACAAGGTTATGAAGTTGTTGGGCTATTTATGCGTAACTGAGATTCATTTTTAAACAATGATATTTTAGGAAATGAAAATATAACTCAAGATATCTGTCCACAAGAACAAGATTATCTAGATGCTCAAGCTGTTGCAAAAGAATTAAACATTGAAATTCATAGAGTTGATTTTGTTAAAGAATATTGAGATAAGGTTTTTAGTTATTTAATTAACGAATATCAAAAAGGAAGAACACCAAATCCAGATATCTTTTGTAATAAATACATTAAATTTAATTCTTTTGCTAATTACGCATTCAATGAATTAAAAGCTGATTTTATTGCAATGGGACACTATGCTGAAACTAAAGATGGATTTTTATACCGCGCAAAAGATAATAACAAAGATCAAAGTTATTTCCTTGCACAATTAACCAATGAACAATTAAAAAAGGTAATTTTCCCATTAGCTAATATTACAAAAGATAAAGTTAGAGAAATTGCTAATTTATTAAAACTAACAACAGCTAATAAAAAAGACTCAACTGGTATTTGTTTTATCGGTGAAAGACATTTTACAAAATTTCTAGAAAACTATATTCCATCTCAACCTGGTAATATCATTGATATTTATAGTCAAAAAGTTGTAGGAAAACATATTGGTGCAATGTATTACACAATCGGTCAAAGAAAAGGTTTAAATCTAGGTGGATTTGAAAAACCATACTTTGTAGTTGGTCATAATTTAGCTAAAAAAGAGATTTATGTAACAAATGATGATCATAAAGAATATCTATTATCCGACCAATTAATTGCGACTGATGTTAATTTTTTAGCAAATAATTACAACGAAAATAACTTAACTGCAAAATTCCGTTATCGTCAAACAGATATTGCTGTAAAATTGTTTAAAATTAATAATGATAAAATAGCCGTTTATTACAAAGATACAGAAGCAGTAACACCTGGCCAACAAATTGTTATCTACAATGGAGATTTAGTTGTAGCTGGTGGTATTATTGACGAAATATTTTATAAAAATCAAAAGAAAACATATTTATAA
- a CDS encoding DNA cytosine methyltransferase, which produces MNKLKAASFFAGVGGIDLGFNDISELVYVNEFEKNAIKTFEANFDIKVDFRDIRDVLAEEIPDFDLLLAGFPCRAFSLAGYRQGFNDEKGRGNLFFELWRIFKHKKPSIIFLENVKNLVSHDNGRTFKVIVSFLEQEGYFVKYKVLNTMQYGNIPQNRERVYILAFKNKKLYENFEFPEPTSLTTQIKDLINLEENENLFYTSKFKHFDLLKQCMTNENTFYQWRRQYVRENKSNVCPTLTANMGTGGHNVPLILENNQIRKLSPRECFNFQGFPKNFVLPNIANSHLYKQAGNSVSVSVIKRIALKLKEAIERVEDE; this is translated from the coding sequence ATGAATAAATTAAAAGCCGCTAGTTTTTTCGCTGGTGTTGGCGGAATTGATTTAGGATTTAATGATATTTCTGAATTAGTTTATGTTAATGAATTTGAAAAAAATGCCATTAAAACATTTGAAGCAAATTTTGATATCAAAGTAGATTTCAGAGATATAAGAGATGTATTAGCTGAAGAAATTCCTGATTTTGATTTATTACTAGCTGGTTTTCCATGTCGAGCATTTTCACTAGCGGGATATCGTCAAGGTTTTAATGATGAAAAAGGCAGAGGAAATCTATTTTTTGAGTTATGAAGAATTTTTAAACATAAAAAACCATCGATTATTTTTCTAGAAAATGTTAAGAATTTAGTTTCACACGACAATGGAAGAACTTTTAAAGTCATTGTTTCTTTTTTAGAACAAGAAGGTTATTTTGTTAAATACAAAGTTTTAAATACTATGCAATATGGCAATATTCCGCAAAATCGTGAAAGAGTTTATATTTTAGCTTTTAAAAACAAGAAACTTTATGAAAATTTTGAATTTCCAGAACCAACATCATTGACAACTCAAATTAAAGACCTAATTAATTTAGAAGAAAATGAGAACTTATTTTATACTAGTAAATTCAAACATTTTGATCTATTAAAGCAATGTATGACCAATGAAAATACATTCTATCAATGAAGAAGACAATATGTTAGAGAAAATAAATCAAATGTTTGCCCGACATTAACTGCTAATATGGGTACGGGCGGTCATAATGTTCCTTTGATTTTAGAAAACAATCAAATTCGTAAGTTATCACCAAGGGAATGTTTTAATTTTCAAGGATTTCCTAAAAATTTTGTATTGCCAAATATTGCTAATTCACATTTATATAAACAAGCAGGTAATAGTGTATCAGTTTCTGTAATTAAAAGAATTGCTTTGAAATTAAAAGAAGCAATAGAAAGGGTGGAAGATGAGTAA
- the rplT gene encoding 50S ribosomal protein L20, protein MRTRGGIVTRRRRNKWLKLAKGYWGHKSVGYKVAKQAVVKSWTYAFRDRKNVKREFRKLWIARINAAVRPLGMTYSRLIEGLKAANVKVNRKMLSELAINYPVVFNQIVDQAKKALSNKK, encoded by the coding sequence ATGCGTACAAGAGGTGGAATCGTTACAAGAAGAAGACGTAATAAATGACTTAAATTAGCTAAAGGATACTGAGGACACAAATCAGTTGGTTACAAAGTAGCTAAACAAGCCGTTGTTAAATCATGAACATATGCATTTAGAGACCGTAAAAATGTTAAAAGAGAATTCAGAAAACTATGAATCGCTCGTATTAATGCAGCAGTTAGACCTTTAGGAATGACATACTCAAGATTAATTGAAGGACTAAAAGCAGCAAACGTTAAAGTTAATAGAAAAATGCTTTCTGAATTAGCAATTAACTATCCAGTTGTATTTAATCAAATCGTTGATCAAGCTAAAAAAGCTTTATCAAACAAAAAATAA
- the rpmI gene encoding 50S ribosomal protein L35, with translation MPKMKTKSGLKKRIKITASGKVKRGNAYRSHLAQNKTTKQKRQSRKSSDLSHSDFKRYKELI, from the coding sequence ATGCCAAAAATGAAAACAAAAAGCGGTCTAAAGAAAAGAATTAAAATCACCGCTTCAGGTAAAGTTAAACGTGGAAATGCATATAGATCACACTTGGCTCAAAACAAAACAACAAAACAAAAACGTCAATCTCGTAAATCATCAGACTTATCACATTCAGATTTCAAGAGATATAAAGAATTAATTTAA
- the infC gene encoding translation initiation factor IF-3, whose protein sequence is MDYNHFFIYIKEKVITELDKNKTGQNENKSPKSEHVVNNAIPFKKVFVIGPDGEKIGVLSKDEALDKAAEYNMDLVLIALENNKPIVRIMDYGKFKYDKKKKQKAVKEKQAVTLNREIRLTPLIGDHDLETKARKAREFILEGNRVKISVKFRGRERSRTDLGEEILNKFFTLVEDVAKISKEATLQNDRFLDMYIEKDKRKVEALKNNNDNPEE, encoded by the coding sequence GTGGATTATAACCACTTTTTTATTTATATTAAGGAGAAAGTTATTACAGAATTAGATAAAAACAAGACTGGACAAAATGAAAATAAAAGTCCAAAGTCAGAACATGTTGTAAACAATGCAATTCCTTTTAAAAAGGTTTTTGTCATTGGACCAGATGGTGAAAAGATTGGTGTTTTATCAAAAGATGAAGCATTAGACAAAGCCGCTGAATACAATATGGATTTGGTATTAATAGCATTAGAGAACAATAAACCAATCGTAAGAATCATGGATTACGGAAAGTTTAAATACGATAAAAAGAAAAAACAAAAAGCCGTTAAAGAAAAACAAGCTGTTACTTTAAATCGTGAAATTCGTTTAACACCTTTAATTGGAGATCACGACCTAGAAACCAAAGCAAGAAAAGCTAGAGAATTTATTCTTGAAGGTAATAGAGTTAAAATTTCTGTTAAATTTAGAGGAAGAGAACGCTCAAGAACTGATTTAGGTGAAGAAATTCTTAACAAGTTCTTTACATTGGTTGAAGATGTTGCCAAAATATCTAAAGAAGCTACTTTACAAAATGATCGTTTTTTAGATATGTATATTGAAAAAGACAAAAGAAAAGTTGAAGCTTTGAAAAACAATAATGACAATCCCGAAGAATAA
- a CDS encoding nicotinate-nucleotide adenylyltransferase, with protein MRIGIFGGSFNPIHKGHILIAKEAIKELNLDKLLFIPAYQNPFKDLKDYVDVNHRIKMIEMVLEDKMEICDFEAKRKSKSYTIDTVNYLVQKYPNDELFLLLGSDNVPKLNKWEGIRDIASKTQIVIFNRGNTYSNINVKKFNIKRLNNKIYDFSSTAYRNGDLSLVEDCVQEYIGQNFLYINAIAKSMVDIPRYKHLNFTAEFAAKLAEKWNYPIKLAYQAGFMHDIAKQWGEEKSYAFLSKYGYSKANLPKYKLHQTCAYYFLRDVYKYPNQDVLNAIKIHTSLTNELTLLDKILFIADKICMGRAWAGIQKIRQLAFEDLDLALHQVVYECCIVYNKSLGVVIDDEQQKIYDLWSSKAIK; from the coding sequence ATGAGAATAGGTATTTTTGGTGGAAGTTTTAATCCAATTCATAAAGGACATATTTTAATTGCTAAAGAAGCAATAAAAGAATTGAATTTAGATAAATTGTTATTCATTCCCGCTTATCAAAATCCTTTTAAAGATCTTAAAGATTATGTTGACGTTAATCACAGAATCAAAATGATTGAAATGGTTCTTGAAGATAAAATGGAAATATGTGATTTTGAAGCAAAAAGAAAATCTAAATCATACACAATTGACACAGTTAATTATTTGGTTCAAAAATATCCTAATGATGAATTATTTCTTTTACTAGGTAGCGATAACGTTCCTAAATTGAATAAATGAGAAGGGATTAGAGATATTGCTTCAAAAACCCAAATTGTTATATTCAATCGTGGAAATACATATTCAAATATTAATGTCAAGAAGTTTAATATCAAAAGGCTAAACAATAAAATTTACGATTTTAGTTCAACGGCATATCGTAATGGGGATTTATCTTTAGTGGAAGATTGTGTTCAAGAATATATTGGTCAAAACTTTTTATACATCAATGCCATTGCTAAATCAATGGTTGATATTCCAAGATATAAACATTTAAACTTTACTGCAGAATTTGCCGCTAAATTAGCTGAAAAATGAAATTATCCAATTAAATTAGCATATCAAGCTGGTTTTATGCATGATATTGCAAAACAATGGGGTGAAGAAAAAAGTTATGCTTTTTTAAGCAAATACGGTTATAGTAAAGCAAATTTACCAAAATATAAATTACATCAAACTTGTGCATATTATTTCTTAAGAGATGTGTATAAATATCCAAATCAAGATGTATTAAATGCTATTAAAATTCATACCTCATTAACTAATGAATTAACTTTATTGGATAAGATATTATTTATTGCAGATAAAATATGTATGGGCAGAGCTTGAGCTGGTATTCAAAAAATTAGACAACTAGCTTTTGAAGATCTAGATTTAGCTTTACATCAAGTAGTTTATGAATGTTGCATTGTTTATAATAAAAGTTTAGGTGTAGTTATTGATGATGAACAACAAAAAATATATGATCTATGATCATCTAAAGCAATAAAATAA